In Drosophila santomea strain STO CAGO 1482 chromosome 2L, Prin_Dsan_1.1, whole genome shotgun sequence, a single window of DNA contains:
- the LOC120443791 gene encoding protein numb isoform X2: MDRLRRSFRDSFRRRKDRVPESSKPHQWQADEEAVRSATCSFSVKYLGCVEVFESRGMQVCEEALKVLRQSRRRPVRGLLHVSGDGLRVVDDETKGLIVDQTIEKVSFCAPDRNHERGFSYICRDGTTRRWMCHGFLACKDSGERLSHAVGCAFAVCLERKQRRDKECGVTMTFDTKNSTFTRTGSFRQQTLTERLAMATVGTNERSVDGPGSAMPGPPAATVKPFNPFAIERPHATPNMLERQSSFRLSTIGSQSPFKRQMSLRINDLPSNADRQRAFLAAAAGNPLQTPLRSVSPIAEVSPAKSAGADPSTAAAVAADSVSQLCQELSQGLSLLTQTDALLAAGEDLNFNNNRSINQNIIAAEKQVQNVTSYAPPTAQVTPRVASTTPTYQTLHSQSPTRPEQSIETSTELPNAEQWLGHVVRSTSPAAPKRPTYLANVGRAQTLASGTGAAVGGGGPDDPFDAEWVANVAAAKQLSPDLPLPSTARSPLARHSTNPFISPPKAPAQSFQVQL; the protein is encoded by the exons ATGGATCGTCTGCGTCGCTCCTTTCGCGACTCCTTCAGGCGTCGCAAGGATCGCGTTCCCGAGTCCTCGAAGCCGCATCAGTGGCAGGCGGACGAGGAGGCCGTGCGATCGGCCACCTGCTCCTTCTCCGTCAAGTATCTGGGATGTGTGGAGGTCTTCGAGTCGCGCGGCATGCAGGTCTGCGAGGAGGCACTCAAGGTCTTGAGG cAATCCCGTCGTCGTCCTGTCCGCGGACTACTTCATGTCAGCGGAGATGGCCTGCGTGTGGTGGATGACGAGACCAAGGGCCTGATTGTGGACCAGACCATCGAAAAGGTCAGCTTCTGTGCACCGGATCGCAATCACGAGCGCGGCTTCAGCTACATATGCCGGGATGGCACCACACGACGCTGGATGTGTCACGGCTTCCTGGCCTGCAAGGACTCCGGCGAGCGATTGTCCCACGCTGTGGGCTGTGCTTTTGCCGTTTGTCTGGAGCGAAAGCAGCGACGCGACAAGGAGTGCGGCGTGACGATGACCTTCGACACGAAGAACTCGACCTTTACGCGAACCGGATCCTTCCGCCAGCAGACGCTGACGGAGCGTCTGGCGATGGCCACGGTGGGCACAAATGAGCGGAGCGTAGATGGGCCGGGATCAGCAATGCCGGGTCCACCGGCGGCCACCGTCAAGCCTTTCAATCCCTTCGCCATCGAACGGCCCCATGCCACGCCCAACATGCTGGAGCGCCAGAGTTCGTTCCGTTTGAGCACGATCGGTAGCCAGTCGCCGTTCAAGCGCCAGATGTCACTGCGCATCAACGATCTTCCGTCCAACGCCGATCGTCAGAGGGCCTTCctggccgccgccgctggCAATCCACTGCAGACGCCTCTGCGAAGTGTTTCGCCCATTGCCGAGGTCTCGCCGGCCAAGTCTGCTGGAGCGGATCCGTCGACAGCTGCCGCTGTGGCCGCCGATTCTGTGAGCCAACTGTGTCAGGAGCTCAGCCAGGGTCTATCCCTCTTGACTCAGACCGACGCCCTGTTGGCCGCCGGCGAGGATTTAAACTTCAACAACAATCGCAGCATTAATCAGAACATCATTGCCGCCGAGAAGCAGGTGCAGAATGTAACCTCATATGCCCCGCCAACGGCACAGGTGACGCCACGAGTGGCCAGCACCACGCCCACATATCAAACACTCCACTCGCAGTCGCCCACGCGACCGGAGCAGAGTATCGAAACCTCTACGGAACTGCCCAATGCCGAGCAGTGGCTGGGCCATGTGGTGCGCAGTACGTCTCCGGCTGCACCGAAGCGACCCACTTATCTGGCCAATGTTGGCCGAGCTCAGACACTGGCCAGTGGCACTGGTGCAGCAGTTGGAGGCGGTGGCCCAGACGATCCATTCGACGCCGAGTGGGTGGCCAATGTGGCAGCGGCCAAGCAACTGTCGCCGGATTTGCCGCTCCCGAGCACTGCGCGCTCACCTCTGGCCAGGCACAGCACCAATCCGTTCATCTCACCGCCAAAGGCGCCGGCGCAGTCATTCCAGGTGCAGCTCTAG
- the LOC120443791 gene encoding protein numb isoform X1 has product MGNSSSHTHEPLERGFTRGKFGDVKNGKSASFRFSKKSPKKMDRLRRSFRDSFRRRKDRVPESSKPHQWQADEEAVRSATCSFSVKYLGCVEVFESRGMQVCEEALKVLRQSRRRPVRGLLHVSGDGLRVVDDETKGLIVDQTIEKVSFCAPDRNHERGFSYICRDGTTRRWMCHGFLACKDSGERLSHAVGCAFAVCLERKQRRDKECGVTMTFDTKNSTFTRTGSFRQQTLTERLAMATVGTNERSVDGPGSAMPGPPAATVKPFNPFAIERPHATPNMLERQSSFRLSTIGSQSPFKRQMSLRINDLPSNADRQRAFLAAAAGNPLQTPLRSVSPIAEVSPAKSAGADPSTAAAVAADSVSQLCQELSQGLSLLTQTDALLAAGEDLNFNNNRSINQNIIAAEKQVQNVTSYAPPTAQVTPRVASTTPTYQTLHSQSPTRPEQSIETSTELPNAEQWLGHVVRSTSPAAPKRPTYLANVGRAQTLASGTGAAVGGGGPDDPFDAEWVANVAAAKQLSPDLPLPSTARSPLARHSTNPFISPPKAPAQSFQVQL; this is encoded by the exons ATGGGAAACTCGTCGTCACACACGCACGAACCACTCGAGCGCGGCTTCACACGCGGAAAATTCGGTGATGTTAAGAATGGG AAATCCGCTTCCTTCCGGTTTAGCAAGAAATCGCCGAAGAAAATGGATCGTCTGCGTCGCTCCTTTCGCGACTCCTTCAGGCGTCGCAAGGATCGCGTTCCCGAGTCCTCGAAGCCGCATCAGTGGCAGGCGGACGAGGAGGCCGTGCGATCGGCCACCTGCTCCTTCTCCGTCAAGTATCTGGGATGTGTGGAGGTCTTCGAGTCGCGCGGCATGCAGGTCTGCGAGGAGGCACTCAAGGTCTTGAGG cAATCCCGTCGTCGTCCTGTCCGCGGACTACTTCATGTCAGCGGAGATGGCCTGCGTGTGGTGGATGACGAGACCAAGGGCCTGATTGTGGACCAGACCATCGAAAAGGTCAGCTTCTGTGCACCGGATCGCAATCACGAGCGCGGCTTCAGCTACATATGCCGGGATGGCACCACACGACGCTGGATGTGTCACGGCTTCCTGGCCTGCAAGGACTCCGGCGAGCGATTGTCCCACGCTGTGGGCTGTGCTTTTGCCGTTTGTCTGGAGCGAAAGCAGCGACGCGACAAGGAGTGCGGCGTGACGATGACCTTCGACACGAAGAACTCGACCTTTACGCGAACCGGATCCTTCCGCCAGCAGACGCTGACGGAGCGTCTGGCGATGGCCACGGTGGGCACAAATGAGCGGAGCGTAGATGGGCCGGGATCAGCAATGCCGGGTCCACCGGCGGCCACCGTCAAGCCTTTCAATCCCTTCGCCATCGAACGGCCCCATGCCACGCCCAACATGCTGGAGCGCCAGAGTTCGTTCCGTTTGAGCACGATCGGTAGCCAGTCGCCGTTCAAGCGCCAGATGTCACTGCGCATCAACGATCTTCCGTCCAACGCCGATCGTCAGAGGGCCTTCctggccgccgccgctggCAATCCACTGCAGACGCCTCTGCGAAGTGTTTCGCCCATTGCCGAGGTCTCGCCGGCCAAGTCTGCTGGAGCGGATCCGTCGACAGCTGCCGCTGTGGCCGCCGATTCTGTGAGCCAACTGTGTCAGGAGCTCAGCCAGGGTCTATCCCTCTTGACTCAGACCGACGCCCTGTTGGCCGCCGGCGAGGATTTAAACTTCAACAACAATCGCAGCATTAATCAGAACATCATTGCCGCCGAGAAGCAGGTGCAGAATGTAACCTCATATGCCCCGCCAACGGCACAGGTGACGCCACGAGTGGCCAGCACCACGCCCACATATCAAACACTCCACTCGCAGTCGCCCACGCGACCGGAGCAGAGTATCGAAACCTCTACGGAACTGCCCAATGCCGAGCAGTGGCTGGGCCATGTGGTGCGCAGTACGTCTCCGGCTGCACCGAAGCGACCCACTTATCTGGCCAATGTTGGCCGAGCTCAGACACTGGCCAGTGGCACTGGTGCAGCAGTTGGAGGCGGTGGCCCAGACGATCCATTCGACGCCGAGTGGGTGGCCAATGTGGCAGCGGCCAAGCAACTGTCGCCGGATTTGCCGCTCCCGAGCACTGCGCGCTCACCTCTGGCCAGGCACAGCACCAATCCGTTCATCTCACCGCCAAAGGCGCCGGCGCAGTCATTCCAGGTGCAGCTCTAG